The DNA window TTATGCAGAAGCTTGTTGATGTTGCTGCTGCAATTGTTAAGCTTTTGTTAAATGGCTgattcttctttttccttttttaatttcttacacATTATTCTTGGTTGTAGCAGGTTGCGTCTAGAATCTAGATACTGTTTCTGAGACAATATATATAGAAACTCGTTTGGCACTTGTATTTAGCATTGCTGTTGTTCTTGTTTCATAATAGTAAATGCTTTAATATATGCTTTGCTTTTGGTTATGTATATATTTCCATAGACTAATATGATATGATTCTATCTCTATCTATTTTTGTTTGAAGTTTTTCACGATATCTCTTAGTCCGATAGATCAAGGAATAATTCGTgaatttaagtttcatttaaaggTTTGTTATTGGTTAATAAATTGTTGTATGCACAAAGCAGGATTTGAACTCCTAATACTTGTTTAAGTGAACGAGTAAGCTGATCACTCGACCAATCCGGTTATATTTCTATGTACTTTGAAGCATATGTTTATATTAACCTTGAGCCTTTTCTGACAACTTGTCAAACTTACCGTTACTTCAGTTTCATTCAACTTTAAAATCATGTAATTAATTGTAGATTCCAGGTATTATCTGTTTTGTTCTTTTGGTTATGttctaaattatataatttgtaaaaaaaattatagttgtTGGTTTTGTTAGCATTTCTCTAAACCAtgatttttcaactttttaatattaagtaggttttaaataaatagaaggtcATTtgtaacaattattattactattactaGTGTActaataaatactaatttatttattaattaaactttaaaaaaaagtgaaaaattagGTTGAGGAGTTGCCAATGTGAAATGGGTTTGAGTAATCGAGAACTTTCGATTGATACAGATTGGAAACTGTTATAGGTGTCGATTTCCCACAAGACGAAGGTTGCTTTGTCAACTTTTTTCTTAAATATGTTTGTCGGATCACAGATAGAGAGAGGCATTGTCACATGCACCATCACATGTCTATCTATTCAGTTCTCAACATTGCAACATGCACATTGCAATTTACAATTAACAATTTACATTGCATTATGGTCCAAGCTTGGCATCACATAATTGATTCATAAATATGGTTTCATAGCCACATCCATCTTCCTTGTCTCAATGTTTAAATTCTCTATTAAACCAATCAACCGTCCCTTTCTTCACATTGTATTCCAATATTTcattacatacatacataatTTGTTGCTGTCAAATTTTAGTCTCTGATCTTTCCCTCTTGTTAGATGGATTTCTATCCAAGTCAAATGTAGCTCAAAGCAATCTTGACAATTGTTCCTCTTTTCAGATGATAAATATTTATGAAAACATGGTGTAAATCAAACTGACGTTTAAATTCAAATTGAGATTCAAATGCAAGTTCTTTCCTTCTAAATAAGGTAGAATCATATCTGAAAGAAGTTTACAATAAACTCTTTTAAAATTGACTATTTATCTCTCGAAATGTCTACGAAATACCTACGATCGAGTAAATAGCTCTGCGAACGAGTGTTCTTATTCTATTCTAGTCAAATGTTAGCCCAAAACACTCTTGCCAATTGTAAAACCCATGAATTTTAATCCATGTCTCCTAGGGTAGTTGACTAGTTAGAAAGATGGTACCAAGAAAGATTTGAAAGGCCTTCTCTTATTGATTCACAAGAGGGAAATGATACAAATACATCAATACAACATAAATTAGGTGATCATCATATTCATACATAATTATCAAACtttggaaagcaaaatctcctCCAACTCTTAACTTTAGAGAGTATGAAAAAGCAACATGTAGTTGCTAAGGAGGTAAGAAACTACACCTATAACACTATTATGGTAATTTAACTCACCCCCATCATTGATTAATATACACACTGGGGATAAACTACCCAACATATTGAGTCTCATAATGAAGAAAATGCTTTGAAAGGCAAGAAGAGAAGCAGCACAAGAGCACTAAACCCTCTTTTCTTGGTCAAGAACAAATGCTTAATGTGCATCTCTGCTCAGTTTTATAGGCAAATCCGAACCGGTAATCCGCTGAACAAAGCTGCAAGGTACCATCAAGGAACAAAGATGATGTTACAAGGCTGCTAACTCCTATATTAATGACAAAAACAATAGGAAGAAAAAGGTTCCACCAAATGCAGTTCGACGAACAACATGCATTGCATTTCAACTTACTTGTGAGAGTGAGACTCAAAACTGGGGGCAGTTACATCACTTGAAGATGGATTGAGGTGGTGTTGAAGTTGAACGTCAATCAGAGCAGCTTCTGCTTCTCCTGCAGGTTCAGGAGATCCCTGGAAACTCGCCACCGAAGTTTTTCCAGGTGACATGCCTGCAAAGGGAACATGTTAAAAAACTGGGTGCTATGTTAATAAAGGGAATTTCTTAATGGTTAAATGGGAAGGAAGTTACAGCATTCACAAATGGAGATGAAATacataatttgttaaaaaagcTCCATGTGATGATTGTTCATACATAACAACTATTGAATCAAGCTAAATTCTAAACCTAATCATAGAACTTTTGATTCTTTAGTTATTCCTTATTAGAGAAAACAGTAACTATCATTAGATATGTGAGTAGAAATTCAACATGGTGATATTTCATAGAAGAGTACTCAACAAATATTAACATTAGTTATAATCGGTCTATAATTGTGGACAAGGAAATTCTATCCAACATGCAAGTTTGACCAAAACAATGACTTTTCATGGAGTCATTAAACATAGTACTGAAGTAATAAGCATGAAATTCGAATTGACCAACATGCAGACGTGATAATGAAAGCAAAatacaaacaaaccaaaacaaagTAAACCAAAATTCCAACTCAATGATTCCAAATAATGTTATCAACATAGCATCTATCAATTCTAACTTAAACCCGCCATCATGTTATAGTGCACAAGGTTACAAACAAAAGATCACATGCATAATATAAATTACTTTTGTTATAATATAGTAATTACCTTGGAGTACTATCACAATGCAGAAGATAACAGTAAAAATCATGGCAAACATGCTGCTTCCGGAAGCCGAAGATGTCTTCGCagctttcatcttcttcaaggCTTTCATGCGTTCTATCCTTGCACGCTTCAACATGGCGAGTTCAGATATCTCCCTGATTAGCTTTTGGTCAGCCGCATCCAACGATGGAGCTCGCGGAGGCCTTGGAGGCTTCGGAGACTTTTTGTTACAGGACTTCTTATGCTTCTCCTTTGAGGTAGGAGTTTTGGCTGCACAATGTACTGAAGACTTGTTTGTAACTTCCAAAAAATCCATGGAAGTTCCACTTAAATTCGAGTCATTGCAGGATACCCTATGCTTATTATCATCACTTTTCTGAAAATCATCACTTATTGCCACCCCACATTCAAGATCAATTTCAGCATCCTCATCTTTTGCACTTCTATGATCCATCCCAAAACTAGTCCAAATTTTCCTCCAAACTGTCCCAATTAGCAAAAGACAAGTTCCTTGAACTCAATTTATAACAGAAAATCACCTTGTCAATGTATAATACAGGGTGATTTTCTGTTCTTTTTTATGTAAAACAAAAATGTACCCTAGAACTGAATTGACTAACCCTGCATCATAACAAGAGacagaattcaatcaattgaaCCAAACTAAAATCTTACAATAGCTAAAAACAGCAATCCAAACTTACACAAACAACAttcaaaggaagaaaaaaaaaaagaaagtagcACTAGGAAACACTCCACATCATAAAATGAAAGCTAAATTGCAGCCACATCATTGAAATGCATATATACAACTGGAAACAGATGAAAAGGGGCCAAAGGTAGCAGCTTTAATTTAAAGGTAGCTTCAAccatgaataataataataataataataataataataataataataattatgttaaaaattaaaattaaaattaaaatgtgtatattttatttgaaattttagtGTGTtccggaaaaaaaaaagggcatATTTATACAGCCAAAATATAACCAAAGGAAGCTTCAAAGGAGAGAACCTGCCGACAGTTGGCAACTCCACATTTTACTATCAGCTTCCTCACGTTTCAAAGAGCGGACAATTTATTTGTTCacttaaataaatatcaaaaatttaaattttattttatatttataataatttatttattaataataaatttttaaataaaatttaaatttacaaTGAATTAATATTTGAACTGCCAAATTATAAGATaattccaaataaaaaaaaagcttcctcatgtttctttcatttcttttgtttcttttcttcttcttttctttttgaatgaattttgtCATGTGTGCTTGTTTGGGACCATTAATTATACATCAATATCACTATTAATTAACGTTGTTTTCATATTTGAATTACTATTAGCAAAAtagatatttttgttataatgtTGTTATCTCTGAGAACATATTCAAAATAATTTCTTCAATATTATTACCAATTTTAGTTTTTTGAtaagtatatttttaaattagtaaatgaatatttttacttttgtttgGATAATGTTGTTCATTTTtccttaaatttatattatacaataaaaaaatcatagaaaaattaatattataaaaaattgagtgtattatttttttaaaatttttacaataCTAAATACATTAATTGTAAATTCTTACACAATTATTACAATGACAAAATCTTattctattaaataaaattagctacatgaatcaaattatttatatttattattttattttatttagaaattacaaaattatttaaaatatgattaaaa is part of the Arachis duranensis cultivar V14167 chromosome 1, aradu.V14167.gnm2.J7QH, whole genome shotgun sequence genome and encodes:
- the LOC107462743 gene encoding uncharacterized protein LOC107462743, which codes for MDHRSAKDEDAEIDLECGVAISDDFQKSDDNKHRVSCNDSNLSGTSMDFLEVTNKSSVHCAAKTPTSKEKHKKSCNKKSPKPPRPPRAPSLDAADQKLIREISELAMLKRARIERMKALKKMKAAKTSSASGSSMFAMIFTVIFCIVIVLQGMSPGKTSVASFQGSPEPAGEAEAALIDVQLQHHLNPSSSDVTAPSFESHSHNFVQRITGSDLPIKLSRDAH